From the Fusarium musae strain F31 chromosome 11, whole genome shotgun sequence genome, one window contains:
- a CDS encoding hypothetical protein (EggNog:ENOG41): MADSKPTVYVLDPYHPDAIAVLQQSSDINVVLPTDPKKVQYVENANAVMLRSETRLGADELSKCKKLKYIVKQGVGVDNIDLKAAATTGIKVYNTPGLNGEAVAELTLALALTISRRVAEIDRRTRNGEVIVRSQTLGKSLFKKTLGVIGMGNIGLAVAQKWVGAMEGSIVAYDPFSDGKQWLSTFGESRFRQVSKLHDLLSASDVVTLHLPLTKDTENIISTAEFAAMRDGAILLNCARGGIVDEDALLTSLKSGKLFGAGLDAMVVEPPTIEAYPELLALPNVVLTPHVGASTVENQSQSGMAVADITMALLRGEEKGNRVA; the protein is encoded by the coding sequence atggctgactCCAAGCCAACGGTCTACGTCTTGGACCCCTACCATCCAGACGCCATCGCAGTGCTGCAGCAATCATCCGACATCAATGTTGTCCTCCCAACAGATCCAAAAAAGGTCCAATATGTTGAGAACGCCAATGCAGTTATGCTCCGCAGCGAGACTCGTCTTGGTGCAGATGAACTATCCAAATGCAAGAAGCTGAAATACATCGTCAAGCAAGGCGTTGGCGTCGACAACATCGATCTCAAAGCAGCTGCTACAACGGGTATCAAAGTGTACAACACTCCCGGCTTGAATGGAGAAGCAGTTGCTGAGCTTACACTGGCTTTGGCACTGACTATTTCTCGGCGTGTCGCTGAGATTGATCGTCGAACGAGAAATGGGGAGGTTATCGTGAGGAGTCAGACACTAGGGAAGAGCTTGTTCAAGAAGACCTTGGGAGTTATTGGGATGGGGAACATTGGACTCGCTGTTGCCCAGAAATGGGTTGGAGCTATGGAGGGCAGTATCGTCGCTTATGATCCATTTTCAGATGGGAAACAGTGGCTCAGCACCTTCGGGGAGAGCAGGTTTCGCCAGGTATCAAAGCTACATGATCTTTTGAGCGCATCGGATGTCGTAACTCTTCATCTACCTCTTACCAAAGACACCgagaacatcatctcaaccgCAGAGTTTGCCGCTATGAGAGATGGTGCAATTCTGCTCAATTGCGCTCGGGGAGGCatcgttgacgaggatgcATTGTTGACTTCACTGAAAAGCGGAAAGTTATTTGGCGCTGGTCTTGATGCCATGGTGGTTGAGCCTCCGACTATTGAGGCATACCCAGAGTTGCTGGCGTTGCCGAACGTTGTCTTGACGCCGCATGTTGGTGCTTCGACGGTTGAGAATCAGAGTCAAAGTGGGATGGCGGTTGC